The following nucleotide sequence is from Apium graveolens cultivar Ventura chromosome 4, ASM990537v1, whole genome shotgun sequence.
ggtaccaaattaaagaaacaatcacataaaggtccggtcacttcaatctaccttatctccttcatcgtgtccacttaccctccttaatcgatgaaacttcaattgttgtcgcacattatcttattcgtagcttcacatcaaggctcccatactggtaatactcccaatattgtcgttgcagtagttaagtagaacaggttactcaatagtcaacaagtctatttcatagaacaaagttagctcgtatcacatcacaacactactttacatatcacatttatcatagcaccatcatttaattccacccaaaattccagatttatacctttctctctaactctttcaagattcatctaattcatcccgtaattattcacgggtggcttagtcactaatggcttcttttaacccaataacagctatcctctgaaacacttaaatctcctctctaaacttcgtctcacctctaattataactcaagcgctcaccatttattgtagctctcgaatccatccttgtaggtacaattgcttcataggacaagttctaagctgggggtatagaacaggatgtagggtagattaaagagatacgctcacagccgaatatctagtgaaacaagaataaacatatggaggttcttgaataggtattctcatatcaagaggtagaaaagtagcgtagaatagcttgaagaagtgcaatcgttataacggaaggtaataccattaatgctggtggaggaacaaggtgcaaatccaatctgagagaagatgacgatcctcgaacgaaaagctccaaacgatcagttgatgcagagaaatcaggatctgccattgccgttgtctggaaattaTGTCGCAAGCTGggaatcccgaatcgcaatataAATCATGctggagacctactataccatcgcactcatCCTTACGACGTCTTAGCTTTCTATTTcataatcctaatcctaaccctctacccagtcccgacaatctaggcttgtttcagtgacttataacctgtagctttgataccaacctgtggcgccctccaaacccgggtcagaagtttggggtccacaacacaaacacaatatatcaacctgtataaaagatattatttataatgaccctgcttcacaaaaccacggatcgcaacaggttaaagtatgaaaacaagccacaaccttaacttttattacaacgtaccaaatcccaactaatttaacttacaattgaaaataaaatcattcttacaatctgactatctctatactgcatgaagcttctgctagctcgattcaacttactggaaccttagcccgcactttggactgaggaacttcactatcatccacattcttttcaactgtaaaatacataaaagaatcgcaagggtgagctaactagctcagcaagtcccGATAATGATAACCgaagttaaacaatgatcaattgagatgatttaaaagaatcaagtttcttttaactaatcattagaattggatattcattttaagtttttaaaaaccaaggttaggctgctgatcagtcacgcactaaccccgagcaagcacacagcactgctctaattactggatccaaggcacacattggcctaacttgaccattggtatggtctgaccacgaatctggtccacatatataaaaactatccaatcctaaagcagttcaatatgataaacaatataattcaataaaaccatACCATAACCAAtaatggttaaacacttgaataaaaacgtaaggaaactcatggatatctcaagggtatattaggatatgtataagaaatggttttcagtttgtacaagggtcaggtattagaccagtaatgatttttcaaaatatggTTCTTTGAGGTTATAAAGAATGactggagtataaaagtttctgtgtttttaaacaatttttgctccagtgtttggtatttggtagttatacatttggggagcaGTGTCATATTTGGGTGGCTTGGTATCGGAGAATCAATAAATGATgatttacaaagaacaaggcttatgactcaagatcaagaaaatcagggttcaaggttaaatggtttGAAGCTCTAGCAATacaaaacatgagttattttgaataatagcgatatgttataaaacagttcaaaaacattggtaatatatatcttgaagaaaagtgcagaaatacttgccttacaaggctttataactattactgatcaattctggaccaactctgccgcttaggcttttacgtccaaccactatgtcactctggattcgaccttgacactcaggtcttcctgttgaaactctactgaactcgtcaattgaccactaggttatctttagtccatcgtccactttcaggttcccgactataaccaAGCAGCTAATCGGAAAAACCAACGCCGATGGCGGCGAAGGTACCGGAAATAGGGGAGGCCGAAACGCAGTAAGACCAAGGTAGCAGAGACAGAATAGAGAGATTCGAGCGATTCATAAAATCAGAGAACCGAGAGGAGATATGTAGAAAGAGTCGAAAGACTCGAGAGAGACTCAGAGATTTTTTTGAGAAAGAGTCGAATGAACAAGGGGGTGGGAGTTTGCATCTGtacattttttttgttttatattattattatttcttttattaACTCAGCAGCTAGCACGTGTCACCTGGGTTTATAGAATTGTGACACGAATCAGTTTATTTGCCACGTAATTTCTGAATACCCTGACTTATCCCGAAATTCGAAACTAACGGACAAAGGTGTACGcgaaataatttcagaaaattatgaaaataatcttaaaatgtcataaatatcccgaagtaaataaaaatgtaacttttgaaattttaaaacaatttctaaaatgcaacttgtacccgcttttatcaataacacgaaacaacgagcgcgtgaaattaatcctgaaaatttccaaaataattttaaaattcctggAATATTCCccacttaaataaatatgagtttcataatttttaaagaattttagaattaaatatggattttaccattaaacatactcagaaaatcatttaaagataaataattaatgaaatattgatttctcaattttataaaatcctaaaaataattattgtaattataaaatcataaaaacaattttagaaacattccccATATTTATGCttataaatttgcactaaatccacttttaaaagtgaaaacaattcaatacgatcccaaaATTAATCGTGCGGACAACCcgatacactataaatcacatattgataataatcaaacaacacatagtggtcaaaaccagcacacatattttatttatttaataatttccataattgcacaattaaataattcaaaaagattacacgagtcgttataatgaTGAGCGGGGCAGCCAGATCTCTACGAGATCGGGGCAGAAGCTAGCTTCATCTGAGGCAAGGTCGACTAGCGTGCTAGACCGAGTGGGTAAAAAACTAAGCGAGCATGACCTCAGGCTCAAATTGGAGAATTGTAAGAAGGAGAAAGAAGAGAAAGAGCCCGTGGATCTGAGAGGCTCGAAAAGAGAACGGGCAGCGACCCCTCCGGAAAAACGTCAACACACCTCGCCCAGGAGGGAGGAGCGACGTAGACGCAGAGACAATCGTGAAGAGGAGTCACAAGCGCGAGCCGGAGGAGGGGGACGCCGCGAACGACCTCAGGGCTCACACCATTCGAGTAACGCGGGTGGTGATAGAGAAAGAGAAGTTGTTAGAGTAAGGGACCTAAGAAGGATCTTAGATGAGATGGAGCGAGAGAAGAGAGGGCCCCCTGCCTCGGCTGCCCCCTCTCCGTTTACGGTTGCTATCTGATCATCCCCCCTACCTCGGGTGTTTAGGCATAACCCCGACCTTCTATTCAACGGTGAAGCCGACCCGGTGGAGTACCTTATACAATTTAACACTGAGATGGAAGTCTATCAAGTGCCGGAGATGACCCACTGCAGACTCTTCGCGGCATCACTCAGAGgtagtgcccaacaatggttctccaagttgggACCGGCTAGCATAAGAATGTGGAGGCAATTGGAGGACTTGTTCGTCAGACAATTTCAGTCCACCCTCCACTATTCGCCTCCTGTGGCCACGTTAGCCAACATCAAGCAAAGGGAGGGGGATCCCCTGGCAGAATACTTTTGTCGGTTCAACGCCGAGGTCCCCAAGGTGAGAGGAGCCAGTAAGGagaccatcaaaaatttcttgatagcagggttgaaagaaggatcgaaattttggaagagcctccaagcgaGTAAGCCGAGAACCTTGGCCGAGTTCTATGAGCAAGCTGAACCCTTCAAGAGGGTAGAGAAATCGATGAAAGAGCTGAAAATCAGCGAGAGCTATCGAGACAAGAGGGACCGATCCTCAAGCCCTGACGAGAGGAGGAAGACATATCGGCGCAGTTCGAGCCCAAAAAAGTCTGCCCAGGGCAAAGAGACCGCGAAAGATTCTGGAAGGCCTTATACAAGGAAATGACAGACACACACCCCTCTGGTAGCCTCTATCGACCACATATATGCTATATATGCTGGGAAAGGGGTATTCAAGAAGGAAACCTCTCTCACAGACTACAATAAAAGAGACACTTCAAAGTATTATGCATACCATGAGGCCACCGGACACGATACAGCTGATTGTAGACAACTAAAGGATGAGATCGAGACTTTGATTAGACAAGGGAAGCTTACGGAGTGGGTTGTCAAGGAGGTTCGAAAGCACATGACTGATTATCATACCGTCCCTCCTCCACCTCCAGAAGACAAAGAAAGGGTCCCTCGGGCTGGTAGCATTCATATTATTCTAAGCGGGTCTCATATTGGTGGAGACAGCCGGAAGGTAATGGACAGATATGCCCGGGAAGCAAAGGACAAGCCCCTCACCAACGTCAACCATCTAAGCCAAAGGCCCCCAGAGCTCTTTGAGAGGGAGGCCGATGATATCGTATTTAAGGAGAACGATGCAAAATGGGTGCATTACCCTCATACCGATGCCCTagtcataaaaatgaagattgggaCGGTGAATGTTCACCGAGCAATGGTGGACACCGGGAGCTCGGCTGATGTTCTGACTTATGATGCCTACAAAAAACTGGGATTGTTGGATAGAGAATTAACCTCGACAGGTGGGCACCTGTACGGGTTCACGGGAAACTCGATCAGAGTGAAAGGGACAATTCGGCTCCCGGTGACCATAGGAGAAGAGCCTCATGTGGCCACCCAGATCGCTATGTTTATAATTGTAGACCAGCCTTGTGCCTACAATGTTATAGTGGGCAGACCCCTTATGAGGGCGATGAGGATGATGACCTCGATCCATCATATGACGATAAAATTCCCAACCCCCACGGGGGTAGGCATCTTGAAGAGCTGTCAATACGAATCAAGGGTCTGCTACAACTAGGCACTCAAGTCGGCCGAGTCAAGAAATGCCTCAAGGGAGATAGCTGAAGTAGGTGAGTGCGACGTCCCTATGGAAGAGGCAGAGGGCAGGAAAAGAATACGTTCCGAGGGCCACGAGACTTGTAATTTGATTTCAATTGAGGAGTTG
It contains:
- the LOC141719659 gene encoding uncharacterized protein LOC141719659, which translates into the protein MEVYQVPEMTHCRLFAASLRGSAQQWFSKLGPASIRMWRQLEDLFVRQFQSTLHYSPPVATLANIKQREGDPLAEYFCRFNAEVPKVRGATSIDHIYAIYAGKGVFKKETSLTDYNKRDTSKYYAYHEATGHDTADCRQLKDEIETLIRQGKLTEWVVKEVRKHMTDYHTVPPPPPEDKERVPRAGSIHIILSGSHIGGDSRKVMDRYAREAKDKPLTNVNHLSQRPPELFEREADDIVFKENDAKWVHYPHTDALVIKMKIGTVNVHRAMVDTGSSADVLTYDAYKKLGLLDRELTSTGGHLYGFTGNSIRVKGTIRLPVTIGEEPHVATQIAMFIIVDQPCAYNALKSAESRNASREIAEVGECDVPMEEAEGRKRIRSEGHETCNLISIEELPENYFEHMGIQVEPRPKALLMEASQPIMLIQEGIVEKASDEEESPE